TCATGGGCTTTTTCAAATTGGAGCCCAACAAGTTAGAGAGGGCAATTCATACAAAGCTGGTGAACCTTCAAGCACTTACATCTCATCAGATGATCGTCGGATTCTTATCAGCGAGGAAACTGTCTACTCATAGTGGGGATTTACCGACTGAAGAAAAAAGGGCATGGCCTTTTCAATAGTAGAAGCTCGTTAGAACGATGATGGCTCTGTTGTCTGAAATATAGATCAATAAGCTAAAGATGGCTGTCCTCTAACGAACGAGGTTTAGCGAATGCTTTGTTATATCACCAATATTGATAAATCTAGTATCGGTAGTTTGGATTAAAAGCTTGGAAGGAAAAGGATGATAAACGTTGGTCACACAAGCAGAAGCGATATTAGTAACCTTATAGTTTTGCATAAACTGTATAATGAACAAGTCATCACAGTGACAATAAATATTGTACAGATTAAAAAAGCCGAGGTATTCGGGATAATTGCAACATAGATAATGAAtttctatatctatatctaatTTGGATGTTAAAACGCAATTTTCATCTTGAATAACAACTGACAAAAGAACAGACCCATAATTACATAAAAATCGATTTGTAATTTATTCAGAAGTCTGACGATAACTTTTCTCCATTTCCAGATGAACGCTGAAGCATCTTTAACGTTATTATTCGCAATACTCATAGCGGAAGTCATTGGAAGTTCAGTACTTGTCGCGGATTTCAGAATGACACGAATGGTTGAGCTTAGCAGTCGACCGCCGTACTGCAAGATTCATTCCGATCGGTAAGTTTCGGTGTAGTCCGGTTTTCTTCATATGGCATTCTCTAAAGCTTCCTCATAATCTTGTGACTGTTGTGATACCGGCTATAAATCATTGGACCAGCCACAAGCGATCAATTGGTCGATGGAACGCCCTCAGGGGTTCAATATGCGACGTGTTTGTTTACCATCGCATCTATTTCAGCTTGAGCACCCATGACCATTGAGCGCACGATAAGTTCATTGAACGTTAAGAGGCGACTATGACACAAGATCACCGGGGGCACTATTTTTGCCATCTTTCTTTCGTTGTGCATCCTTTGTCTACGTTCCTACATCGCATCTCGCATAGCCGGTGCAAGGTCACATAACTGCGAAAAGTAGTACGACAATGATAAAAAAGTGCTTTGTTTCTTCCTGCATGCTCATTTTTTCCGGTGCATATTTATTCGTGCGAAGAGGCGACATACAACGGATGCTGCTGGCCTTCGATGCGAAGAAGGTGCGACAGGTGCCACGTGAATCAGTGATAGCCCTCGAGGAAGTGTGCAACGAGGCTAGTGGAATTTCGGGCGAATTGCAGGGCGGGCTCGGATTCATCTATCCGGGGACCAAGTGGTGCGGACCAGGTATGCAGAAtgtatcgattttaatttgaatcaatttatgTAGAATAATTTAATATAATCAGTTTCCTCTGCTCAGCCATGGCGATTTGGAATCGCCTCAGAACACTAAATGTTAAGTAAAGTAGTGCTTCATATCCGTTAATTTCTCCATTAGTTGGGCTAGGaaataggaattttcaaaagctGAATAAACAGCTATAAAAAGTTTCATCgcttattttttcttattttaaacTTTGATATGGCTTTTCTATatgcttaaatattttttaaagatttgcACTAACAATTTGTAACGTCATATGTTGCATAAACACATTTGACGATGGATCCGGAGatttgcgtagttcgagttttacTTTGGAGGGAAATTCGAATTCTGGAATTCGCACGATTGGTCGATTTTCATGAAGTCCGTTCAGCTCTTTGTTTCCACCGACGACATTCACATAATAGAATGTATCTTTGAGGAGacggaggaagcctacatcagactgatgAGGGAAGCTAAGCAGATCGGACTGGTCATCTacacgtcgaaaacgaagtacaAAATAGGGAgaggtggtgacgaaatcaaggcggttgaagaattcgtgtacttgggacACATCGTGACagtaaatcgtacgtactttggactccgtaaaacGCTCTTTTGCAGTTTGCAGcgataccaaactgactatttacaaaacgctcattagaccggtaatcCTCTAAAGATGTGAGACCTGGACAATCCTCCATGGAGGATCAACGCGTACTTGGAGTTTTCaagaggaaagtgttgcgtaccactTATGGTGGGGTACAGTTGGAAGATGGTACATGGAAGAGGCAGCAGGGACTGTGTTCAAGGGCTTTACAACTCCTCCACACAACCTCTGCGAGTCAGGGGacctgcctaggacgtggtgagATTTGGCAGTGAGCTCTGTTAAACCCCTACATAAGGCTGCATGTGTCCgtaggccctatcaaagcgaccgtgtgccactcaaagcgcGCAGGAGCCAGCGAGTGCCCATTGGCGAATTAGTATGCTGTCTAATCCTGCCAcccagttttgcctactgggtgggagtaAGCTCAGATGTCCTTTCCAGATTTGCGCTGATCAGTCTCTGAAAACGTTCGTGTCGACCTTCGCATGGCCACCCTGCATACCGCAAGGCATGCACAACCATGGGATCATTAAagacgactactccagtagAATTGGACTGTCACCACAAGAGGGGCCATAAGCAAAATacaaattcttctttcaatgcAGCGGTAGCTTGTTTGGTGGTGAACCCCTTTGCAAaaagtcgcaagacaagaacatgACGCGTTATTAGGCGGCTGGCGGGAGGCGAGAATGCCCACTAAGGTACCCAGACCGAGgtcttctccttccttggaggtGCTACGATGACCTAAGAGGCGATTGGCGAATTTCGCTCTGACGTCCAGCGAAGAACGGACTGCACCTATGATCCTAATCGACTAAGGCAGCAATCCGATGAAGGTGTTGAACGCAGAGCCACACGAGTTGCGGccataaaggccaaacgtcgtTTGGATAGAGGAGATCGGGGAAAGGCGTCAACACGAGAAGGCAACAACACGACGCAAGTCGCTAGTTCTCAAGAGGGTACCAGTCAGCCTGTGAAATCGACACAAGGGACCAAAAATCCTGGCAGCTGGTTAGTAGGACAAAGGGGAAGCTGAACGCATCCCGACCTGCGAAGAAAATtaaggacagaggcgaggccttgttggttaAAACGAAAAGGGCACCAAAGTCGATGCGCGAGGCCGAAAGTCTTTCGGCTCTGAAAGACGGCGTGCGAAGCGTCAGGGATGACGGCGTTGAGGTGAGGTCATTGgttgcggaagtgaccctccagtgtaaaTATCCGGAAGAGTTCACGGATGCAGAcgactagaggcgctagcgaagctcgacgcagtgctagtcaatgatggttccaCTAACACTAGCACTAGTTGGGTCATGGATTGCCATAACTTTTGTCAGTCCTAGTCTGGCACTAGACTTGGGCTGGAGGGTTGACGAGGGTTATATCCATAGTGATCCGAGGGTAGATGATCCTCGTCAGGCCCGTGGGTGGAGGActaatcacttcgacagcgaagttttcaccgcggcccttgGTCTGCAAGCCAACACTGACAGTCTAAGCGGGATGCACTGGTAGCTATTATATTacgcgcgtgcgacgccaccatgccgaggaaagccacTGCTCGGCGTTATGGGTGCGGTCGAAacggtggctccggtgacgaatgAAGAGTTACTCGTGGTGGCTAGTTCCATGACAACGAACAAAGTTCCAGGGCCTGATTGTGTTCCCATCAGCCGGTGGCTCCGACGAATGAAGAGTTACTCCCGGTAACCAGTTCCATGCCAACGAAAAAAGTTTCAGGGCCTAACTGAGCGGGCAACCcctcggcgtacagaccaatctgtctaatTGACAAGGCGCAAAAGTTGCCGAAGAGGATCATCTTCAAtaggctgaccccgtactcagatGGTACGGACGGCCTGTCAAGTAACTAGTTTAGGTTTCgtaagggtaagtccacgttggacgctatcAACTCAGTGGTAAAGACTGTTaagatagcgatccaacagaaaagatgaggtattcgatactgtgcgttagtggCACTTGTTgtgaaaaatgcattcaacagcgcaagctggaatgccatcgcgctctcgttacgtCGGTTTAGCCtaccggtgggcctgtaccggatctttaaaatctattttcagAACCGTGTTCTATTAtccgagaccgatgccggtcagacgATTCATAATAAgatagaataagaagaagaagaagaagaagatgatatcatgaggctagcacgatgatacttttatgcccagggaagtcgagacaatttccaatccgaaaatcgaacccagccaccctcagcatggtcttgctttgtagccgcgcgtcttaccgcacggttcattcatgatatacgaatgcaaaaatggtaacctggcttagaaacctcgcagttaataactgtaaaagtgcttaatgaacactaagctgcgaggcggctctgtcccaatgtggggatgtaattccaataagaagaagaagaagaagaagtgtcaagcggtggaggagtggaacgcagtttcgaTTGCAACCGCTTAGGTTGCCTAAAGTCTGCAGAGAATCTGACGTGCCGAGCAGCAGGCGACAAGCATGACTTACTTAGTTAGATAATCAATTTCAACTGCCCTTGAGCCAATCGACTCCCGGCTTAATCATTGAGCAATTCAGCTTCTGCCTCATTCGCGAATTATCCTACTCCGTCAAGAGGTTCCCCGACAGCAGGAGGTCCCCTGCAACCGACCGTGAAACCACATTCTTTAGATATGCGCTCACCGCAAGCTAACGGCAGATGTGTCTTTGGTAGCTGGCATTTGCGCGCCCGTCTATTATCAACATCTACATACCTTCCGCGACGATGAACTCCAACACTGATCGGTTATCTGATCCTGTTGTAGGATGTTGGCCATTCTGGTTGTCACTCTTGAAACCGCCTTCCATTGTTCTGCGTTCAGGCACATTGTTATCAGTGGTAGTGTCAATTCCGCACGCCTTTATCAACATTCTCCATACAAGAAATTTATAAAAGTAATCCAATGTAGGAAAAAAATCGTTGCGGCCGTGCACGTGCATAATGATAGAGAAGGAGAGGAACGAATAGGTTACTTGCCCAACGGTCTGCTTCACACACCTGATCCACAATCGCACCTTGAAGCACTCCGTCGGGTAGTCCCCCTGGATCATTGATGACCATTGGCTGTTCCGAGTTCACTGGTGGTTCGTTACAGGGCGTTGTGCTGTCGTCGACGTCTCAGCGCCCGCAGATGGGGTGGTGACTCATAGAATGTTGGGCGGCGGGAAGCAGGACCTCACCGCCAAAAAGTTCGTCACCGTTCCCTCGTGGCGTGTGATTCAGCGATAGCGTTACTCACCGGATCACCGGTACTGAGCTCGCCGACCTCCCTAATGACGGCTTTTAGAGAATGGTGGCTGATGACATCCGCTCCACAACTATCCACGGTTCCTTGCCGGTGTTTGAAGAATCCGTCTTCTCCGCCACCAGGAAATTTCCACCGAAGGGACACTACCACGCTTTTCTTCTCGGCTTTGTTGAGTTCCGCCTTCTTCGCCAACTGGCTAATTCCACCGAAGAGACACTATCACGCGGTAATGCTCGGCTTTATCGAGGACCATCTGCTTCACCAACCGTTTTTTTCCTTCGCCGGAACACTCTCGCGGTTCGCCGTGAATTCAGGCAATCAAACTCGCTGTACGTTTGCCTCGAAGCGAGTCCCTTTCCGGCTTCCAAACTTGTctcttctcttttctttttctaattgacctttcccgtcaaacatttttattcgttcaatcgattctttggcttatttaaggtcaacttttccaaagaacctatattttttgacgcctctaagttttttttaaatttatataaaaaactaAAATCAAAAAGGGCTATTTTTTAGAGATTGGCTCGATTTTGAaagaacatcgggtgaatttttcaggccggttcacacgtgcagcactttatCGGTGTTTGCTTTCGactttaaaaatagttagaggcttcaaaacatatgggttctttggtaaattgaccttaaataagccaaagaatcgactgagacaataaaacctgatacaatttttgacgggaaaagtCAATTGAGGATTGAACACCGTAGCCGTCGAGGATCAGACACTTTCTGCCTTTTTTTGCCCAGTCCACTCCTCACTCCTTTTCTCTTCCCGTTTTTCCTCTCTCCTAAACCTCCTCCTCCTCTTCACTCCTCTCTCTCTaccttagagtagagtggggcaagagtacgcacttagttttcaatcgatcatgtggcccttatgaagcaagcttctgcatatcaaatcagtgtcgatgattcatatactcttcttttatgttacccagtggaaaaaatattgaaattattgagattcgttttagtagaacccttattgcaagacaagtgaaaaacgcactcttaccccaccggtggggtaaaagtgcgcatcgggtggggtaagagtacgcatttacccaatcatgtgctttaagtatatattaacacaaataagagttaataacattcaattgatgtttaatgagcatatattagggaatgtttaaagattacgtaactcttaaagggcgagggggtcctaaaatgtgcactttcatacgaaaaaccattgttttttatatatacaaaaaactacagaggtaaaaatatatatcaggtttcgcgtggcgtatacaaaggcattttccttaaagaaagtccaccaatcacgtaacgtaaaatttgtctatttcatcacccctccctctatcttacactatttgtatgaatcctctaaaaattatatggatcgtcacacatctcacaacccctcccagctacacgttgcgtaatttatgaatgtttcttttgattaaatgaaattatcatttagatgaaattgtgttttcgtgctatgtttaggtgtacaaaaagtcctaatacaatttcattatttcgcttcagtgctttgtccgctaagtcctttctaacaccaatttacttcaacttatcctaaaaacttgtgataatttcaaattctgtcccttttttcttagttgtggatctttacgctttggaagaagtcttatttcggccggagatacgggtttgacatcataacttgaagattcatatgcgtactcttgccccaccggttcctgcgtacttttaccccacagtcccaaaaattattcaagtaatggttttgacttcttggaaaaccaaccggattggtgttctgtaccataaagtactctatacaataggttatcgaaatggtataatgttcacctgattgaacgtatatttggtaatgaaatactagttgcggaaatccaactatttttagcaaaatgaccaaaaagttatctaactccatatctcccttgttatttattcaaatcgtttacaattacacatgataatagttggccagaatacctgtcaaactgatgcagtgctgctagtttatctttttttattactttaaaaaatcgaaaacgtactcttaccccacgcgcactcttgccccactctactctattccTGGAATTGTCATTGGAGGCACGGTTGCCCCTCTTTTAGATAAATGTGTTATAATTGTTTAAGGATTTGAGACGTACTAATTTTAATCACAGACGATTTTACacggaaaatttcaaatttaattaccTTATTACAAAACTCCTGTCCATCAACACTGACCATCTATTGTCAATTGACCCCCCTAACGTGGGTTTAATTAAATTGGTTCCGATTGGTCGGTAACAAGCTTGTTGCGACCTTCCGGGGGTCTATTCAGTGCTGAGGGTAACATGACACTTGCCCAAAGTAGTTACTGATATTTTGTTAAGGTGTACATGGACTTCCAAAATAGGATCTCGCAACCTTGAGACGAACTCTATTCGCCTAAGGTTTGAATGATGTGTAAAGTCTAGTTTAGAATTAGTTCCGGTAATAAAAATAGGGAATGATTACCTCTGATTAATGTGCTCATTGCATAGACATGCTTATCACATGTGATTCTACTGAACTGAAAACACTCATCTTACCGCTCCACTGGAATCTTGTACGGGAAATAGTTAAAATCAACCGTTTATATCGACGAGTATGAGCTTTTAGTAGGTTTGGTTTAATACCAGCCATTATTGCCTTGGATACAATGCGCTTGACACAATAAGTCACCTGCAATATTTGGGGTTCTGAAACTGGCGATGCATTTATTATGTGCATAAATGGTTCAAGTTCAAGATGCAATTAAACTCTTCATGTCATGTCGTATTAAATCAATGTTCTGTTGCTTTATGTCCCACCTGTAGGAAGTATCGCGGCCAACCACTCGGACGTTGGCAGATACGCTGACGAGGACCGGTGCTGCCGCGAGCACGATATGTGTCCGAACATTCTGCTGCCAGGAGAGTGCCGGCGAGGGCTTTGTAACCGTGGTGCCTTCACAAGATCACACTGCGACTGTGATGCAAGATTTAGAAGATGTTTACAAAACATCAATACCGGTGAGTATCCAATGGCAGGCTCTCTAAACACTTGACGTTGCAATATCAATTGACACTCAGTCAATGACGCACTTGCTGCTTAGGTTCAGCGTACCCCATAGTCCACTTGAAGAAGCACGGACAGAGTAGATTCTTTTGTGTTTTTTATTCTGCACTACTGATCTGTTTGTGTTATTACTGCCAATGCTTAGagaagcaattttttttaacatttgttGTATTCGTTAGAATCGAAAAACTGTGTttacttaaattttaaaaccaaATGCATTATCTACATCAAATAGTCGATTATTGAATTTGCCGAAACCTAATTCATTCAAGTGTAGTTAACTGTTCCACAATAAATTAACATTATCTCTatttatttgcaatatttttaccCTTTCATTCCGTTTAATTCCTAACGTTCGAAAAAATCCTTTTGCCTTTTGCAGCTCTAAATATATTCATAAGTTGGGCTAAAATATATACGCATGCTCTTTCTTAGCTTAATCTAAACATAATCCCATGAATGTTTAATTAATTTTTCTGTCAGTCAATCCCCTACAATATGTTCTTAACAAATACACATATCGTGTTTAAATCCATCGCTATGAAGGTCACACAACTTCAGTCAGCAGTGAAGGTTGTTACACAAATATTGCATCCAAATGTTATGATTAGCCCAGCCGAGCGCCACCGTCATCTGGCTGACTGTCAGTT
The nucleotide sequence above comes from Armigeres subalbatus isolate Guangzhou_Male chromosome 3, GZ_Asu_2, whole genome shotgun sequence. Encoded proteins:
- the LOC134228066 gene encoding group 3 secretory phospholipase A2 isoform X1, producing the protein MNAEASLTLLFAILIAEVIGSSVLVADFRMTRMVELSSRPPYCKIHSDRGDIQRMLLAFDAKKVRQVPRESVIALEEVCNEASGISGELQGGLGFIYPGTKWCGPGSIAANHSDVGRYADEDRCCREHDMCPNILLPGECRRGLCNRGAFTRSHCDCDARFRRCLQNINTETANTLGAVFFNVIQVTCFTERRPCSIWQSAGNHLVESCSLQFAPSDYYVPPYLQPGYYYQRNSVKRSFDKSFYENVNRQQLKKESLNLISRSFVKDVVIRPINGFIKYYLTAKSVVYG
- the LOC134228066 gene encoding group 3 secretory phospholipase A2 isoform X2, which encodes MNAEASLTLLFAILIAEVIGSSVLVADFRMTRMVELSSRPPYCKIHSDRGDIQRMLLAFDAKKVRQVPRESVIALEEVCNEASGISGELQGGLGFIYPGTKWCGPGSIAANHSDVGRYADEDRCCREHDMCPNILLPGECRRGLCNRGAFTRSHCDCDARFRRCLQNINTETANTLGAVFFNVIQVTCFTERRPCSIWQRVGFNESVADELCSRWKYRPSEKYIPIMQQKSHNG